The Neomonachus schauinslandi chromosome 11, ASM220157v2, whole genome shotgun sequence genome contains a region encoding:
- the CCDC86 gene encoding coiled-coil domain-containing protein 86, which translates to MDTPLRRSRRLEGLNPESPETPSRVLRARRALVAFKSDPEETREPESPSARQPGLESPGCQLETSPESPILRQGAGLGSPGREPEPEPSPGSHQVQQDPGVESPQTLPESGPQPPGFQPKPSGQSAKFSQTQEELDSELALSKKELASGSPRHQLQLGPGSPEPYPAQQAPGPEPSRPLQEPTAQSPGSPQGQHEPSKPPSAGETVKSGLGAKKRTSSSAQAPASKKLKEGKEVPVIPKGKPKSGRVWKDRSKKRFSQMVQDKPLRTSWQQKMKERQERKLAKDFARHLEEEKEKRRQEKKQRRAENLKRRLENERRAEVVQVIRNPAKLKRVKKKQLRSIQKRDTLALLQKPPQGPAAKM; encoded by the exons ATGGATACGCCGCTCAGGCGCAGCCGGCGGCTGGAAGGCCTAAACCCTGAATCCCCGGAGACCCCCAGCCGAGTTTTGCGGGCGAGACGGGCCCTTGTGGCGTTCAAGTCGGACCCAGAAGAAACGAGGGAGCCCGAGTCTCCGAGTGCGCGGCAACCCGGCCTGGAGTCCCCCGGCTGTCAGCTGGAGACAAGCCCGGAATCACCTATTCTACGGCAGGGTGCAGGTTTGGGGTCCCCCGGAagggagccggagccggagccgagCCCAGGGTCCCACCAGGTTCAGCAAGATCCAGGCGTGGAGTCGCCCCAAACACTTCCGGAGTCGGGTCCACAACCCCCCGGGTTTCAGCCAAAGCCAAGTGGGCAGTCAGCAAAGTTCTCCCAAACCCAAGAAGAACTGGACTCGGAGTTGGCCCTGAGTAAGAAGGAGCTGGCCTCGGGGTCTCCCCGACATCAGCTGCAGCTGGGCCCAGGATCCCCTGAGCCTTACCCGGCTCAGCAAGCGCCGGGTCCGGAGCCCTCGCGACCACTACAGGAGCCGACAGCCCAGTCACCCGGCTCCCCCCAGGGTCAGCACGAGCCGAGCAAGCCACCTTCAGCCGGGGAGACGGTGAAAAGCGGCCTAGGGGCAAAGAAGCGGACAAGTTCTTCAGCCCAGGCCCCAGCGTCCAAGAAGttgaaggaggggaaggaggttcCTGTAATCCCTAAGGGAAAGCCCAAATCCGGGCGGGTGTGGAAGGACCGCTCCAAGAAAAG GTTCTCCCAAATGGTGCAGGACAAGCCCCTGCGCACATCCTGGCAGCAGAAGATGAAGGAACGGCAGGAGAGGAAACTGGCCAAGGACTTCGCCCGGCACctagaggaggagaaggagaaacgCCGGCAG GAGAAGAAACAGCGCCGGGCCGAGAACCTGAAACGCCGCCTGGAGAATGAACGGAGGGCAGAGGTTGTCCAAGTG ATCCGAAACCCCGCCAAGCTCAAGCGGGTGAAGAAGAAGCAGCTTCGCTCCATTCAGAAGCGGGACACGCTGGCGCTGCTGCAGAAGCCACCCCAGGGGCCAGCAGCCAAGATGTGA